Sequence from the Streptomyces mobaraensis NBRC 13819 = DSM 40847 genome:
CCCGGCCGTTGCGTGTACGGTTTCGAATAAGCCGTACACACCACGGATGCCCAAGGCCCCACGGGTGGCATGAACCCGCACCACATGTATGTAGGGACGCTGTCCTTCGACCTCCTCCTCGGCGACGTGCGGTCGCTGAAGGAGAAGCGCTCCGTCGTCCGCCCGATCGTCGCCGAGCTGCACCGCAAGTACGCGGTGAGCGTGGCGGAGGTCGGCGAGCAGGACCTCTACCGCAGGGCCGTGATCGGTCTGGCGGCGGTCTCCGGCGACATGGGGCACCTCACGGACCTGTTGGACCGCTGCGAGCGCTGGGTCGCCGCACGTCCTGAAGTGGACCTGCTGTCCGCGCGGCGGCGGTTCCACGGCGAGCACGACGACTGAAACACCAAGAAGGAGACGGACCAGTGGCCGACAATGCGCGGGCTAAGAAGCTGGCGGACCTCATCCGGGAGGTGGTGGCCCAGAAGCTGCAGCGCGGCATCAAGGACCCGCGGCTCGGCAGCCACGTGACCATCACGGACACCCGGGTCACCGGCGACCTGCGGGAGGCTACGGTCTTCTACACGGTCTACGGCGACGACGAGGAGCGCGCCGGCGCCGCCGCCGGGCTGGAGAGCGCCAAGGGCATGCTCCGGTCCGCGGTCGGCAAGGCGGCGGGGATCAAGTTCACCCCGACCCTGACGTTCGTCCCGGACGCCCTGCCGGAGAACGCCCGGA
This genomic interval carries:
- a CDS encoding DUF503 domain-containing protein, with product MYVGTLSFDLLLGDVRSLKEKRSVVRPIVAELHRKYAVSVAEVGEQDLYRRAVIGLAAVSGDMGHLTDLLDRCERWVAARPEVDLLSARRRFHGEHDD
- the rbfA gene encoding 30S ribosome-binding factor RbfA translates to MADNARAKKLADLIREVVAQKLQRGIKDPRLGSHVTITDTRVTGDLREATVFYTVYGDDEERAGAAAGLESAKGMLRSAVGKAAGIKFTPTLTFVPDALPENARTIEDLLDRARNLDAKVRQEASGKDYAGEADPYRKPGEDDNGDAEGGASA